The Vibrio quintilis DNA window CGACCTGTCATGGTCATGGTCAGGTTCAGATGCGTCAGGGCTTCTTTGCCGTTCAGCAAACGTGTCCCACCTGTCATGGTAAGGGCAAGATTATTAAAGATCCTTGCCGGGAATGTCATGGTCAGGGCCGGAAACAGAAGAGCAAAACTCTGAATGTGAAAATTCCGGCAGGTGTGGATACCGGAGATCGCATCCGCTTATCCGGTGAAGGTGAAGCCGGGGAAATGGGCGCACCAGCCGGTGATTTATATGTTCAGGTTCATGTGAAAGAGCACCATATCTTCGAGCGGGAAGGGAACAATCTGTATTGTGAAGTCCCGGTCAGCTTCAGTATGGCAGCCCTTGGTGGTGAGGTTGAAGTGCCAACACTGGACGGACGGGTTAACCTCAAGGTGCCTGAAGAAACGCAAACCGGCAGAATGTTCCGGATGCGCGGAAAAGGTGTCAAAGGTGTTCGCGGTGGCGGTATTGGCGATTTAATTGTCAGACTGGTTGTTGAAACACCGGTTAACCTGAGTGCGCATCAAAAAGAATTGCTGCGTGAATTTGAAGATTCCTGTGGCGGTGAAGCGGCAAGCAAGCATAAACCCAAATCTGAGGGCTTCTTCAGTGGTGTAAAAAAGTTCTTTGATGATTTGACCAGTTAAGTCGCTTGTTTTAACCAGAATGACTGAAAAAGATCTGCTCCGGCAGGTCTTTTTTTATGCGCTGCGATTCTTCAGTAAGCGACATGGTCAAAGCGATATGATCAAGCTACATTGCTTCGTTTTGAATGTGTCTCGCAATCTCTCATACTATCTTCATCCTTT harbors:
- the dnaJ gene encoding molecular chaperone DnaJ translates to MSKRDFYEVLGVSRDASERDVKKAYKRLAMKYHPDRNPDDDSAAEKFKEVKEAYEVLTDPQKKAAYDQYGHAAFEQGGGFGGGGGFGGGSADFGDIFGDVFGDIFGGGRRGGGQARAQRGADLRYNMELTLEEAVRGCSREIEVPTLVHCDSCNGSGAKKGTSAETCPTCHGHGQVQMRQGFFAVQQTCPTCHGKGKIIKDPCRECHGQGRKQKSKTLNVKIPAGVDTGDRIRLSGEGEAGEMGAPAGDLYVQVHVKEHHIFEREGNNLYCEVPVSFSMAALGGEVEVPTLDGRVNLKVPEETQTGRMFRMRGKGVKGVRGGGIGDLIVRLVVETPVNLSAHQKELLREFEDSCGGEAASKHKPKSEGFFSGVKKFFDDLTS